One Rhodobacteraceae bacterium M385 genomic region harbors:
- a CDS encoding FAD-dependent monooxygenase: MRMNIGIAGAGIGGLAAAALLAGDGHEVTVFDQFEAPRPVGSGLVIQPVGMDVLRACGAAPEATTRGTLIKHMYGDEADSGKVVLSVGYGKTPERQGLGIHRAALFGALYRAAQKEGARIVPSSTVSGRDGQSLVVNGQQSGPFDLIVDALGAGSALSPLSARALPYGAVWATVPWPKDAPFAQSRLTQRYRKANRMLGILPVGSMADAPETQLAAIFYSLPVSEIDAHFARPFAGWRAEATQLWPDFAAFLPDDLTHADFTPARYTHGALRRPYAEGLVHIGDAAHRASPQLGQGANMALLDAQALQLALRGAPVGREEALRSYAQARKYHVKLYQAFSAAFTPQYQSDSTALPLLRDHVLAPLSQTWPLPLVLTRLVCGDIIPPMPALTPRPRD; encoded by the coding sequence ATGAGGATGAATATAGGTATTGCAGGGGCCGGGATCGGCGGGTTGGCCGCAGCGGCGCTTTTGGCGGGCGATGGTCACGAGGTCACGGTTTTCGACCAGTTCGAGGCGCCCCGCCCGGTGGGATCTGGCTTGGTGATCCAGCCCGTCGGCATGGATGTGCTTCGTGCCTGCGGTGCCGCGCCAGAGGCCACCACCCGCGGCACCCTGATTAAGCATATGTACGGGGATGAGGCGGACAGTGGAAAGGTCGTCTTGTCCGTGGGCTATGGCAAAACGCCCGAGCGTCAGGGTCTCGGTATCCATCGCGCCGCTCTGTTCGGGGCGCTTTACCGGGCGGCGCAAAAGGAGGGGGCGCGGATCGTGCCCTCTAGCACCGTGTCCGGGCGCGACGGACAAAGCCTTGTGGTGAATGGCCAGCAAAGCGGCCCGTTTGATCTGATCGTTGATGCCCTTGGCGCGGGGTCTGCCCTTTCGCCGCTGTCTGCCCGCGCCCTGCCTTACGGCGCGGTTTGGGCCACGGTCCCTTGGCCGAAAGACGCGCCTTTTGCGCAAAGCCGCCTGACGCAACGCTATCGCAAGGCGAACCGGATGCTTGGCATCTTGCCGGTAGGGTCCATGGCGGATGCGCCAGAGACGCAACTGGCCGCGATCTTCTATTCCCTGCCAGTGTCAGAGATTGACGCTCACTTCGCGCGTCCCTTCGCCGGTTGGCGCGCCGAGGCGACGCAACTTTGGCCCGACTTCGCGGCCTTCCTGCCCGATGATCTGACTCACGCAGATTTCACTCCGGCCCGCTATACCCACGGTGCCCTGCGCCGCCCTTATGCCGAGGGGCTGGTTCATATCGGAGATGCCGCCCACCGTGCCTCTCCGCAATTGGGGCAGGGCGCGAATATGGCGCTACTGGATGCCCAAGCCCTCCAACTTGCGCTGCGAGGAGCGCCCGTCGGGCGCGAGGAGGCGCTGCGATCCTACGCCCAAGCGCGCAAATATCATGTGAAGCTCTACCAAGCCTTCTCAGCCGCCTTTACGCCTCAATATCAATCCGACAGCACCGCACTGCCCCTTTTGCGCGATCACGTTTTAGCGCCCCTTAGCCAGACATGGCCGTTGCCGCTGGTTCTGACACGGCTTGTCTGCGGTGATATCATCCCGCCCATGCCGGCGCTTACACCGCGCCCTCGCGACTAA
- the ileS gene encoding isoleucine--tRNA ligase yields MCAAEPVDYKATLNLPKTDFPMRAGLPKREPDWLARWEKIGVYDRLRDKAAAAKGTDAARAPFTLHDGPPYANGHLHIGHALNKTIKDIIVRSHQMMGRDARYIPGWDCHGLPIEWKIEEQYRKKGRNKDDVDIVEFRQECRDFAAGWVDIQREEFKRLGVTGTWDKPYLTMDFRAERIIAEEFQKFLMNGTLYQGSKPVMWSPIEQTALAEAEVEYHDKDSFTIWVKFKVQGAATDLNDAFVVIWTTTPWTIPSNKAVVFGNDVAYGLYEVTDAPEECWAAKGDRFILADKMAADVLGRARLEEGQWTRVRDVETSELEGASLSHPLAGAEGSDGEWDDPRDFRHGDFVSDEEGTGFVHCAPSHGMEEYELYRDLGMLEQVITYNVLDDGSFRPDLPFFGGHFILSRKGGEGTANKAVIDKLVEVGGLLARGKIKHSYPHSWRSKAPIIYRNTPQWFAAIDKAMAIGDDEFTIRGRALQEIDKVEWTPKSGRNRLHSMMEARPDWVLSRQRAWGVPLTCFTKKGALPTDPDYLLRNEAVNARVLEAFETEGADAWYKPGAKERFLGSDVDPEAYDQVFDILDVWFDSGSTHAFVLRDREDGTEDGIADVYMEGTDQHRGWFHSSLLQSIGTQGHAPYRNVVTHGFTLDQKGMKMSKSIGNTIVPEEIIKQYGADILRLWVAQTDYTADQRIGQEILKGTADSYRRLRNTMRFMLGSLADFTEADRVEPADMPELERWVLHRLTELDAVVRDGYAKFDFQGVFQAVFTFATTDLSAFYFDIRKDALYCDGDTDRRRAARTVLDILFHRLTTWLAPILVFTMEEVWLERFPGDDSSIHLTDIPETPAAWADAELAAKWAKVRSARRVVTAALEIQRRDKVIGASLEAAPTVHVADADVLTALQSVPFDDIAITSDVVLQEGTGGAFTLPEVDGVSVDFAKAEGEKCQRCWKILPDVGQHAHEGVCGRCNDALN; encoded by the coding sequence ATGTGCGCCGCTGAACCCGTGGACTACAAAGCCACATTGAACCTGCCCAAAACCGATTTCCCCATGCGCGCGGGATTGCCCAAGCGTGAACCCGACTGGCTGGCCCGTTGGGAAAAAATCGGCGTCTATGACCGCCTGCGCGACAAGGCCGCCGCGGCCAAAGGCACCGATGCCGCGCGCGCGCCCTTCACGCTGCACGATGGCCCGCCCTACGCCAACGGCCACTTGCACATCGGCCACGCGCTCAACAAGACGATCAAAGATATCATCGTCCGTAGCCACCAGATGATGGGCCGCGACGCGCGCTACATCCCCGGATGGGATTGCCACGGCCTTCCGATCGAATGGAAGATCGAAGAGCAGTACCGCAAGAAGGGCCGCAACAAGGACGATGTTGATATCGTCGAATTCCGTCAGGAATGCCGCGACTTCGCCGCCGGTTGGGTGGACATCCAGCGCGAGGAATTCAAACGCCTTGGCGTGACAGGAACGTGGGATAAACCCTACCTGACAATGGACTTCCGCGCCGAACGGATCATCGCCGAGGAGTTCCAGAAGTTCCTGATGAACGGGACGCTGTACCAAGGCTCCAAGCCCGTGATGTGGTCCCCGATCGAGCAGACCGCACTGGCCGAGGCCGAGGTGGAATACCACGATAAGGACAGTTTCACGATCTGGGTGAAGTTCAAGGTGCAGGGGGCCGCGACGGACCTGAACGACGCCTTTGTGGTGATCTGGACCACGACCCCATGGACGATCCCGTCCAACAAGGCGGTCGTGTTTGGCAACGACGTGGCCTACGGCCTCTATGAAGTTACCGACGCGCCCGAGGAATGTTGGGCCGCCAAGGGCGATCGCTTCATTCTGGCCGACAAGATGGCCGCCGATGTTCTGGGCCGCGCCCGTCTGGAAGAGGGCCAGTGGACCCGCGTCCGTGATGTGGAAACTTCGGAACTGGAAGGCGCATCGCTTTCCCACCCCCTTGCCGGAGCCGAAGGCTCGGACGGCGAATGGGATGATCCGCGCGACTTCCGCCACGGCGATTTCGTTAGCGACGAGGAAGGCACAGGCTTCGTCCATTGCGCCCCGTCCCACGGGATGGAGGAATACGAGCTTTATCGTGATCTGGGCATGTTGGAACAGGTCATCACCTACAACGTGCTGGATGACGGCAGCTTCCGGCCCGATCTGCCCTTCTTTGGCGGTCACTTCATCCTGTCGCGCAAGGGCGGCGAAGGCACCGCCAACAAAGCGGTCATCGACAAACTGGTCGAGGTCGGCGGGCTTCTCGCACGTGGCAAGATCAAGCACAGCTACCCGCACTCGTGGCGGTCCAAGGCCCCAATCATCTACCGCAACACGCCCCAGTGGTTCGCTGCCATCGACAAGGCAATGGCCATCGGGGACGATGAATTCACCATCCGTGGCCGGGCCTTGCAGGAAATCGACAAGGTGGAATGGACGCCCAAATCAGGCCGCAACCGCCTGCATTCCATGATGGAGGCCCGCCCCGATTGGGTTCTGTCGCGCCAACGCGCATGGGGCGTTCCGCTGACGTGTTTCACCAAGAAAGGCGCTCTGCCCACGGACCCGGACTACCTGCTGCGCAACGAGGCTGTGAATGCCCGTGTGCTGGAAGCCTTCGAGACCGAGGGCGCGGACGCCTGGTACAAACCTGGCGCGAAAGAGCGTTTCCTGGGCAGCGATGTGGACCCCGAAGCCTACGATCAGGTGTTTGATATTCTTGATGTTTGGTTTGACTCCGGCTCCACCCATGCCTTCGTGCTTCGTGACCGTGAAGACGGGACCGAGGACGGCATTGCCGATGTCTACATGGAAGGCACCGACCAGCATCGCGGTTGGTTCCATTCCTCGCTTCTGCAATCGATCGGCACCCAAGGCCACGCGCCCTATCGCAACGTGGTGACCCACGGGTTTACGCTGGATCAGAAGGGCATGAAGATGTCCAAATCCATCGGCAACACCATCGTGCCCGAGGAAATCATCAAGCAATACGGCGCGGATATCTTGCGCCTCTGGGTGGCCCAAACCGACTACACCGCCGACCAGCGGATCGGGCAGGAAATCCTGAAAGGCACGGCCGATAGCTACCGCCGTTTGCGCAACACGATGCGCTTCATGTTGGGCTCTCTCGCTGATTTCACCGAGGCCGACAGGGTCGAGCCAGCCGATATGCCCGAGCTGGAGCGGTGGGTTCTGCATCGCCTGACCGAACTGGACGCGGTCGTGCGCGACGGCTACGCCAAGTTCGACTTCCAAGGCGTGTTCCAGGCGGTCTTTACCTTCGCCACAACGGACCTGTCGGCCTTCTACTTTGATATCCGCAAGGACGCGCTTTACTGCGATGGCGACACCGATCGCCGCCGCGCGGCACGCACCGTGTTGGATATCCTGTTCCATCGCCTCACCACATGGCTCGCGCCGATCTTGGTGTTCACGATGGAAGAAGTCTGGCTGGAACGCTTCCCCGGCGACGATAGCTCGATCCACCTCACCGACATCCCCGAAACGCCTGCCGCATGGGCCGACGCGGAATTGGCGGCGAAGTGGGCAAAGGTCCGCAGCGCCCGCCGGGTCGTGACTGCCGCTTTGGAAATCCAGCGCCGCGACAAGGTCATCGGTGCCTCGCTCGAGGCCGCACCCACAGTCCACGTGGCCGATGCCGATGTCTTGACCGCGCTGCAAAGCGTACCCTTCGACGATATCGCCATCACCTCGGACGTGGTGTTGCAAGAAGGCACTGGCGGCGCGTTCACGCTGCCGGAAGTGGACGGTGTCTCGGTCGATTTTGCCAAGGCCGAAGGCGAGAAATGTCAACGCTGCTGGAAGATCCTGCCGGACGTAGGCCAGCACGCCCACGAAGGCGTTTGCGGCCGTTGTAACGACGCTTTGAACTGA
- the yghU gene encoding glutathione-dependent disulfide-bond oxidoreductase — translation MSDQEKYTPPKVWTWDAENGGAWASLNRPISGATHDKELPVGEHPFQLYSLGTPNGVKVTVLFEELLEAGFSEAEYDAWLIRIGDGDQFGSGFVEANPNSKIPAMWDRSGDTPVRVFESVAIMMHLAEKFDAFQGPKSARAELLSWLMWQMGSAPFLGGGFGHFYAYAPYPMEYPINRYAMETKRQLDVLDKHLEKNEWMVGGEYTIADMAIWPWYGRTVMGESYDAGEFLSVHEYKHLLAWAERIAARPGAARGRMVNKTSGDPSEQLWERHSAEDFATKTQDKIG, via the coding sequence ATGAGCGACCAAGAAAAGTACACCCCCCCGAAAGTTTGGACATGGGACGCCGAGAACGGCGGCGCTTGGGCGTCGTTGAACCGCCCCATCTCGGGCGCGACCCACGACAAGGAATTGCCCGTGGGGGAACATCCGTTCCAGCTCTACTCCCTTGGCACGCCCAATGGTGTGAAGGTTACGGTACTGTTTGAGGAACTGCTGGAAGCAGGCTTCAGCGAGGCGGAATATGACGCTTGGTTGATCCGCATCGGCGACGGTGACCAATTCGGCAGCGGATTTGTGGAGGCTAACCCCAACAGCAAAATCCCTGCCATGTGGGACCGTTCCGGCGACACGCCCGTGCGCGTGTTCGAAAGCGTCGCGATCATGATGCATCTGGCCGAGAAGTTCGATGCCTTCCAAGGCCCAAAATCCGCCCGCGCCGAGTTGCTGTCTTGGCTGATGTGGCAGATGGGCAGCGCGCCCTTCCTTGGCGGTGGCTTCGGCCATTTCTACGCCTATGCGCCCTACCCGATGGAATATCCGATCAACCGCTACGCGATGGAAACCAAGCGTCAGCTGGACGTGTTGGATAAGCATCTGGAAAAGAACGAATGGATGGTCGGCGGCGAATACACCATCGCCGACATGGCAATCTGGCCGTGGTACGGACGCACCGTCATGGGCGAGTCTTATGACGCCGGAGAATTCCTTTCCGTGCACGAATACAAGCATCTGCTTGCATGGGCTGAACGCATTGCCGCCCGCCCCGGCGCCGCGCGCGGGCGGATGGTGAACAAGACCTCCGGTGATCCGTCCGAGCAGTTGTGGGAACGCCACTCTGCCGAGGATTTCGCCACCAAGACCCAAGACAAAATCGGCTAA
- a CDS encoding DMT family transporter, producing the protein MAASTNNEDRPLLGILLMLGFCVVIPFSDALAKVLGDDFPLMQLVVVRFATQTLLFVPLVRMAGAALFPSRRIAGLTLLRACLQIGGLVLMFSALRVLPLADAVAIAFVMPFLMLILGRFFLNEEVGPRRLWACAVGFIGTLMVVQPSFVAVGWGALLPVGVAFCFAFFMLVTRAVAREIDPLALQGASGIVALPLVVPFLFFPVAEVAPLVGVTLPVGGEVWLLVALGIFGSIGHLLMSWSLRYAPSATLAPMQYLEIPVATLVGFLMFRDLPNGLAACGIAVTIASGLYIVFRERRLSREGAV; encoded by the coding sequence ATGGCTGCTTCCACAAACAATGAAGATCGCCCGTTACTCGGCATTCTATTGATGCTGGGGTTTTGCGTGGTCATCCCCTTTTCAGACGCCCTTGCGAAGGTATTGGGGGATGATTTCCCCCTGATGCAACTGGTCGTCGTGCGCTTCGCAACGCAGACGCTTTTGTTTGTGCCGTTGGTACGGATGGCCGGGGCGGCTTTGTTCCCGTCACGCAGAATCGCGGGGCTGACGCTGTTGCGGGCCTGTTTGCAGATCGGCGGCCTGGTGCTGATGTTCTCGGCGCTGAGGGTCCTGCCCTTGGCCGATGCGGTGGCGATTGCCTTTGTGATGCCGTTTCTGATGTTGATCCTTGGACGGTTCTTCTTGAACGAAGAAGTGGGGCCGCGACGCCTGTGGGCCTGCGCGGTGGGGTTCATCGGCACGTTAATGGTGGTGCAACCGAGTTTCGTCGCCGTCGGATGGGGGGCGTTGCTGCCCGTGGGCGTCGCGTTTTGCTTTGCGTTTTTCATGTTGGTCACGCGCGCAGTGGCGAGGGAGATTGATCCCCTAGCGCTACAGGGGGCCTCGGGTATCGTGGCGCTGCCTTTGGTGGTGCCTTTCCTGTTCTTTCCGGTAGCCGAAGTTGCGCCATTGGTGGGCGTTACGTTGCCAGTCGGCGGGGAAGTCTGGCTGTTGGTCGCCTTGGGGATTTTCGGGTCCATCGGCCATTTGCTCATGTCGTGGTCACTGCGCTATGCGCCCTCGGCCACGCTTGCCCCAATGCAATATCTGGAGATCCCCGTGGCAACGCTGGTGGGCTTCTTGATGTTCCGGGACCTGCCCAACGGATTGGCGGCCTGTGGCATCGCTGTCACCATCGCCTCGGGGCTTTACATCGTGTTTCGCGAACGTCGCCTTAGTCGCGAGGGCGCGGTGTAA